ATGAGAAGCAGATTTAGCAGACCCCAGGATGACGGCGATGATGAAGATGAGGCTAATTGGCAGGATAGTTACAGTGATTTAATGACGGATTTGCTTGCTATATTTGTTATTTTGTTTTCCTTTGCCATGATGAGTCAGGCTTTTGAAGCTTCCAAGGCTAAAGCGGCAAGCGCCCAGATGGCTTCCGTTGAATTAAGGCAGAATACTGTTCAGGAAAAAACCGCCAATATAAAAGAGATAGCGTCTAAAAACCGAGAAACCATAGGCATTTCCGCCGGTGGATTTAACAGTCTTTATGAATATATTAAAACTTATATAGAAGAAGAGGGCCTTTCAGAACAGTTAAGCGTTACAAAGATTGGAGAAAAGGAAATTCTTCTCAGAGTAGCGGCGTCGGCATTTTTTGATTCAGGAAAGGCTGATATCAGAGAAGATTCCGAGCATCTGCTTCATAAGATTTCCGATATACTTATGATGTATCAAGATTCTATTGAAATGGTGCGCATAGAAGGCCATACGGATAATGTACCTATTAATACTTTGCAGTATAACAGCAATTGGGAGCTTTCTGCAGGAAGAGCCGTTAATGTTTTAAAATGGCTTCTTGAGGAATCAGATATAGAGGCGGCGAAAATATCTGCAATTGGCTATAGTGAATTCCACCCTGTTGCAGATAACAATACCTTGGAAGGACGGTCTAAAAACAGGCGGGTAGACTTTTTCATCGAGGCAATCAGCAATGTCGACGGATTAGACGAAGTAAAAGAATAGCCGTACACAGCTGATTTCAAATAAAAAGCAGCATTATCAAATGGAACAGGAAAAAGTTATGACTGGATTAAAATACCCTCCCTTTAGGGCCTTTTGAGCTTACGGTATTTTGCGGAGCAAATTTATGCCTTCTAAAGCCAAATACCTGCAGCGGAATAAAAGCAAATTAACTATATTACATAGCATTAATAAAGCCGTAAGTTAAAGCATACAGCCCTTTAGCCTGCGGCTTTGTGTTTTATGTGCTTACAGCATTTTGAAGGAGTTCTGTCACATAGTCAATTTGCTTTTATTCTGCTATCTAAAGTGAAAATAAATTTATGACATTATCTTTTTATATTAAATTAAACATAAGTTTAAAATGCCCTTTTACAGATAAACCCCAATATCAATATAAATTATAGAAAACAATGAATTTATAAATGTAAATTTTAGAACTTATTAAATTTACGTTGTTTTTATGCATATTTTGCAAAAAATATAAAAAATAACGCAATTTTAGTAGAAAAATGAGCAAAGAGGCTTTGTAACTAAAATGTAATATATTAAAATCTTATTAAAAATGCTTTAAAACATATACATTTTGATATAAATTATGTATAATATTTAATTGAAAGATTAATAATAATGGTAAGATATAACATTTCTTGATAAAAACATTAAAATAGATTATTGATTTTTTCTAAATAAAGGTAATGGGGTGCAGATATTTTGCTTATTGAGGACATTGTTTATAATAAAAATATTACGTTTGAGCATGACAGCTATCTTTATGAGGTTGTTAAGCTTATTGAAAGAAGCAGAAATATTTCCGTTGCTTCCTTTGCAGGCGCCATGAGGTCGGGGGGCCTCAAGATTGTAGGCGAGTTAAGAGAAGTATCTCCGGAAACAAATATGTCAAATAAATATTTCGATGTTTATGCCATGGCGGAGGATTTTGACAAATGCGCCGACGGCATTTCCGTCGTTACGGAAAGCCATCGATATAACGGCAAGGACTTATATATAAAGCAGGTGCGTGAAAAAACGAATCTTCCCGTTGTAAAAAGGGATATAATCATAAGCCCTATGGAAATTTTCTACGCAAAGACCTTGGGAGCAAGCGCCGTTACGCTTGTAAGCGCAATACTTGACGACGTAGAGCTTAGAGAATATATTAATATAATAAACGGCCTTAAGATGGATGCCATTGTAGAGGTTCAGACGAGAAGTGAGCTTATAAGGGCCCTTAAGGCAGGGGCAAAGATTATCCTTATTAATACGCTGGATTATGAAAGCCTTAAATATAATCCCGATATCCTTTCGGAGCTTGTGCCTATCATACCTAAAAATATCATATCCATTGCCGATTGTGTTGAATATGGGGATAAAGAGCTTAAGCTTATTGTGGAACTTAATATTAATGTGATATTTTTAACTACAGATATTTTTAATGTTTCAGACAGGGTAAAAAGGGTAAATGAACTTAGGGACAAATACCTGAAAAGAATACCTGCGTAACTGTTCAATTTAAACATAAATAAGCTCTGTCCTTATTATAGGCGGAGCTTTATTTTATTGAAATTAGGCATGCGATTTGTTATACTGAGAAAGTTAATATTTCATGTGATTAGAAATTTAATTTGTTTAGAGATATAGGAATAAAGACGTATACAATTAAGCAAACTGTTGGCAGCAATGATTCTTACAGTAAATTTAAACTTAAACAGTAGAAAAATCGCATATTGAAGGCTTTTGTTCCTTCTTCACAAGAAATTTACTATATAAGTCTTTATAACTATAACTTAAAAAAATAAGATTGATATATTATTATAATTGGAGGTAAAAAATGAAAAAAACAAAGGCAATAATAGCAGCAGGCATAATAGCCATGGGCGCTTTAAGCATAAACGTAATGGCCTTGGGCAATCAGGCAGGGAGTTCTTCAGACCCTGTTGTTACGAAATCTTATGTTGACAAAAAAATATCAGACGCTTTAGGAAAAGGCTCCTCAGGAGAACTAAGCGAATATCAGATGGAGTTTATTATAAGCGAAATCAAGCAGTCCCTTGCCGATGAACTGAATGGAACAGGCGCCATAGGAGATTCTTATGTTCCTGTCAATGTGGAAGCCGGCTTTATATTAATTGGTGAAGAAGGCACTGAAATTATTTTAAGAAGCGGGCAGGCGGAAGGCTATACGGAAGGCGCAGAGGGAGTTGTTAACGCAACTACAGGAGAAGAAGTGACAAATGGAACTAAAATCAATAAAAACAATCTTTTGATTATTCCGAGAAGCGACGGAAGAGGCGTAAAATGCGCAACAAATTCATGGTTTATTATAAAGGGCGGATACAGCATAAGATAAATTGCTTTAA
This is a stretch of genomic DNA from Anaeropeptidivorans aminofermentans. It encodes these proteins:
- a CDS encoding OmpA family protein yields the protein MRSRFSRPQDDGDDEDEANWQDSYSDLMTDLLAIFVILFSFAMMSQAFEASKAKAASAQMASVELRQNTVQEKTANIKEIASKNRETIGISAGGFNSLYEYIKTYIEEEGLSEQLSVTKIGEKEILLRVAASAFFDSGKADIREDSEHLLHKISDILMMYQDSIEMVRIEGHTDNVPINTLQYNSNWELSAGRAVNVLKWLLEESDIEAAKISAIGYSEFHPVADNNTLEGRSKNRRVDFFIEAISNVDGLDEVKE
- a CDS encoding beta/alpha barrel domain-containing protein, which codes for MLIEDIVYNKNITFEHDSYLYEVVKLIERSRNISVASFAGAMRSGGLKIVGELREVSPETNMSNKYFDVYAMAEDFDKCADGISVVTESHRYNGKDLYIKQVREKTNLPVVKRDIIISPMEIFYAKTLGASAVTLVSAILDDVELREYINIINGLKMDAIVEVQTRSELIRALKAGAKIILINTLDYESLKYNPDILSELVPIIPKNIISIADCVEYGDKELKLIVELNINVIFLTTDIFNVSDRVKRVNELRDKYLKRIPA